Proteins encoded in a region of the Candidatus Nitrosomarinus catalina genome:
- a CDS encoding DUF47 domain-containing protein, producing MGQWLSWIKSNEKELLTILDDLAKKAVETSEAVVVLFDDLTNSEQAKKIHQLETEADVLTRDIFSELNKTFITPLDREDMQRIASKIDDVIDFMDGIAARVYSYKITSPPPYCKEMAVELVKATKEVEYMISKLRRIKDPKDMIQHCRNTSDIEHVVDDMYREAIRELFETNDAIKIIKLKDIYETMETASDRCVDVSDVIEDIVLKYT from the coding sequence ATGGGACAATGGCTATCTTGGATCAAATCCAATGAAAAAGAACTTTTAACAATTTTAGATGATTTAGCAAAAAAAGCAGTTGAAACTTCTGAAGCTGTAGTAGTTTTATTTGATGATCTCACTAATTCGGAACAAGCAAAAAAAATTCATCAATTAGAAACAGAGGCAGATGTGTTAACTCGAGATATCTTTTCAGAATTAAACAAAACCTTCATCACTCCTTTAGATCGTGAAGATATGCAAAGAATTGCATCAAAAATTGATGATGTAATTGATTTCATGGATGGAATTGCTGCTAGAGTATATAGTTACAAAATTACTTCTCCTCCTCCTTATTGTAAAGAAATGGCTGTAGAATTAGTCAAGGCTACCAAAGAAGTTGAATATATGATTTCAAAATTACGAAGAATTAAGGATCCTAAAGATATGATTCAACACTGCAGAAATACCAGTGATATTGAACATGTTGTAGATGATATGTATCGAGAAGCAATTAGAGAATTATTTGAAACGAATGATGCAATTAAAATTATCAAACTAAAAGATATCTATGAAACAATGGAGACTGCATCTGACAGATGTGTAGATGTCTCTGATGTTATTGAAGATATTGTTTTGAAATACACATGA
- a CDS encoding ABC transporter permease, with protein sequence MNTIAYDAYTIFWRELKRYKKSRSGVLIRLIQPAIWIIVVGNIFSETQPLIQSVGFEGEYIEFMAPGVIILTAIFTSIFGGVNTLWDRRYGFMNKALTSPISRSAIAVGKMSAISLIAALQASLIIGIALAIGVTFPNPLMIIPIMGIVILFSLGFSGISVTLAATAKSQETFWGMINLLGMPLFMLSPALFPLELLPDWLAVVAKLNPVTYTILLVRELMTGVSEGGVPILISVAVIFAFVIAMVGIASYVFTREVNKPF encoded by the coding sequence ATGAATACGATAGCCTATGATGCATACACTATTTTCTGGAGAGAGTTAAAGAGATACAAAAAATCTCGAAGTGGAGTTTTAATTAGACTAATTCAACCTGCAATTTGGATTATAGTTGTAGGAAATATTTTTTCAGAAACTCAGCCATTAATTCAGTCTGTAGGATTTGAAGGTGAGTATATTGAATTCATGGCTCCTGGTGTCATAATTTTAACTGCAATTTTTACTAGTATTTTTGGTGGTGTTAACACCCTGTGGGATAGGAGGTATGGTTTTATGAATAAGGCATTGACTTCGCCCATTTCTCGTTCAGCAATTGCAGTTGGAAAAATGTCTGCAATTTCTTTAATTGCTGCATTACAAGCAAGCTTGATTATTGGAATTGCTTTGGCAATTGGTGTCACGTTTCCAAACCCATTAATGATAATTCCTATTATGGGGATTGTAATTTTATTCTCATTAGGATTTTCGGGAATTTCTGTTACTTTAGCTGCCACTGCAAAATCTCAAGAAACGTTTTGGGGTATGATAAATTTACTTGGAATGCCATTATTCATGTTGAGTCCTGCATTATTCCCATTGGAATTATTGCCTGATTGGCTTGCAGTAGTAGCAAAACTAAATCCTGTCACTTACACTATTTTGCTAGTTAGAGAATTGATGACAGGAGTTTCTGAGGGCGGTGTTCCTATACTGATTAGTGTCGCAGTAATTTTTGCATTTGTTATTGCAATGGTTGGTATTGCAAGTTATGTTTTCACCCGAGAAGTCAATAAACCATTTTAA
- a CDS encoding ATP-binding cassette domain-containing protein, whose product MYSIETKSLTKSFGDLVAVNDISFSVEKGEIFGFLGPNGAGKSTTMMIFTTLLKPTNGNALVGGFDVLKNPKQVRENIGFVQQETTVDEYLSGRENLLLQAKLNHIPKNEINQRIDEVLDLIELSDKQDEAVVTYSGGMRKRLDIAGGLLHHPRVLFLDEPTVGLDIQTRRKIWQYIKKIHTQFDMTIFLTTHYMEEADSLCDRIGIIDHGKIQVIDTPKNMKNDLGNEIISLVIESNNNSDSFLLELKKIEFIKKINEDDSKLTLFTSNGTEVIPKIFQISSELGIKIKSISLTQPTLDDVFISYTGHEIRDDDSKYNRRREHAKMKRLRQ is encoded by the coding sequence TTGTATTCTATCGAAACAAAATCTCTAACAAAATCATTTGGAGATTTGGTTGCAGTAAATGATATTTCCTTTTCAGTTGAAAAAGGAGAAATTTTTGGATTCTTGGGACCTAATGGAGCTGGTAAAAGTACTACCATGATGATCTTTACTACATTACTAAAACCGACAAATGGAAATGCCCTTGTTGGAGGTTTTGATGTACTAAAAAATCCAAAACAAGTTAGAGAAAATATTGGATTTGTACAACAAGAAACTACTGTTGATGAATATCTATCTGGGCGTGAAAATCTGTTATTGCAGGCAAAATTAAATCATATCCCAAAAAATGAAATCAATCAAAGAATTGATGAAGTTTTAGACTTGATTGAACTTTCAGACAAACAAGATGAAGCTGTAGTTACATACTCTGGAGGAATGAGAAAGAGATTAGATATTGCTGGAGGTCTTTTACATCATCCAAGAGTTTTATTTTTAGATGAACCTACAGTTGGATTAGATATTCAAACTAGAAGAAAAATTTGGCAATACATCAAAAAAATTCATACACAATTTGACATGACAATTTTTCTTACAACTCACTATATGGAAGAAGCAGATAGTCTTTGTGATAGGATTGGAATTATAGACCATGGAAAAATCCAAGTAATTGATACTCCTAAAAATATGAAAAATGATCTTGGCAATGAAATCATTTCATTAGTCATTGAAAGCAATAATAATTCTGATTCTTTTTTACTAGAACTTAAAAAAATTGAATTTATTAAAAAAATTAATGAAGATGATTCAAAGTTAACTCTTTTTACTTCAAATGGAACTGAAGTAATTCCTAAAATTTTTCAAATATCTTCAGAACTTGGAATCAAAATTAAATCTATTTCTTTAACTCAACCAACCCTTGATGATGTTTTCATTTCTTATACTGGCCATGAAATTCGAGACGATGATTCAAAATATAACAGAAGACGTGAACATGCAAAAATGAAGAGATTGCGACAATGA
- a CDS encoding PRC-barrel domain-containing protein, with translation MSVKLEGMPENIATADTFTGKKVIDREGIQYGKVKHIHIHQDTLSVSGVTIHQGFNKDYFLSHDYIDKFSDEQLLLSRPPVRTGIPVVDIDSHKIGKVKRLHKHPDTNELESIEVSYGLMHSKILSKSEIWGIGEKIILRMTKDEFKNIE, from the coding sequence ATGTCAGTGAAATTAGAGGGAATGCCTGAAAACATAGCCACAGCTGATACCTTTACTGGAAAAAAAGTAATTGATAGAGAAGGAATTCAATATGGAAAGGTTAAACACATACACATTCATCAAGACACCCTTTCTGTATCTGGTGTAACTATTCACCAGGGATTTAACAAAGATTATTTCTTATCTCACGATTACATCGACAAATTTTCTGATGAGCAACTACTTCTCAGTAGACCTCCTGTCAGAACTGGAATTCCGGTAGTAGATATTGATAGCCATAAAATTGGTAAAGTCAAAAGGTTACACAAACATCCAGACACCAATGAATTGGAATCAATTGAAGTAAGTTATGGCTTGATGCATTCAAAAATTCTGTCCAAATCTGAAATTTGGGGAATAGGTGAAAAAATCATCTTAAGAATGACTAAAGATGAATTCAAAAATATTGAATGA
- a CDS encoding nitroreductase/quinone reductase family protein: MEIKEERFRPILVTKGRKTGKPHSVWLRAVKYNEKIYFSRHRPDGDWYQNSIANPEVKIQYNNMEFSGKAVAVTDEKLNEKLSQLKYPGEERANEKRVAIEVTLDDIIK, translated from the coding sequence ATGGAAATTAAAGAAGAAAGATTTCGGCCAATATTAGTTACAAAGGGACGAAAAACAGGAAAACCACATTCAGTGTGGTTAAGGGCTGTAAAGTACAATGAGAAAATATATTTTTCAAGACATCGTCCAGATGGGGATTGGTATCAAAATTCAATTGCAAATCCAGAAGTCAAAATACAATACAACAACATGGAATTTTCTGGAAAAGCTGTAGCTGTAACAGATGAAAAACTAAATGAAAAACTCTCTCAATTGAAATATCCAGGAGAAGAAAGAGCTAATGAAAAAAGAGTAGCAATCGAAGTTACATTAGATGACATTATAAAATAA
- a CDS encoding P-II family nitrogen regulator: MKKIEAVINRKNYPTIREKLDTLGIDIIDKRNLEDSKFVSQSKGSRVGGSALRSTMLAKIELAMSDKQAREVVDIISKNSGLPKSAPSKIFVFEMQESIELNSLLGESETETNDEPEEQFSVAPKFVTKRNRLVPLQKRTLYKLEQYYDKHSDVLESDYRIRSFSDFVNYCIMKYLPTLDKQLKNQTILYEDVL, translated from the coding sequence TTGAAAAAGATTGAAGCTGTTATCAATCGAAAAAATTACCCCACAATCCGCGAGAAATTGGATACTTTAGGCATAGACATTATTGATAAACGAAATTTAGAAGATAGCAAATTTGTAAGTCAATCAAAAGGTTCCAGAGTTGGAGGTTCTGCTCTTAGATCTACAATGCTTGCAAAAATTGAATTGGCAATGTCTGATAAACAAGCACGAGAAGTAGTAGATATTATTTCCAAAAACTCAGGGCTTCCTAAATCTGCACCAAGTAAAATTTTTGTTTTTGAAATGCAAGAATCCATTGAACTCAATTCGCTTCTGGGTGAATCTGAAACTGAAACAAATGATGAGCCTGAGGAACAATTTTCTGTTGCCCCTAAGTTTGTGACTAAACGTAATAGATTAGTGCCACTTCAAAAAAGAACTCTATACAAATTAGAACAATACTATGACAAACACAGTGATGTCTTAGAATCTGATTACAGAATTCGTTCCTTTAGTGATTTTGTTAATTATTGTATAATGAAATATTTGCCTACCTTAGATAAACAACTAAAGAATCAAACAATTCTTTATGAAGACGTATTGTAA
- a CDS encoding ferredoxin--NADP reductase, whose amino-acid sequence MENGTITYTQLLREDLGIFRVTPDGEVPDFKAGQFLTLGLPLDSKIVNRAYSITSSPQNKNFFEFVIRWVRRPLPGRLTSLLFNSKEGDKISWAKPAGNLTINDTLPSGEKDTRRIVCIGGGTGLAPFVSFAQHLHDTNDKREIVVLHGASYVDELSYKQLLTDLENESLDRGKDKWNFKYRAAISRPQEWTNRSWIGHKGRIEQYLRPTDSGKSALEELVGEKITKENTIFYVCGWQGTIDGTMDYLSNKNFVTEKNKREDGSFEVKFESYG is encoded by the coding sequence GTGGAAAATGGTACAATTACCTATACTCAGTTATTGAGAGAGGATTTAGGAATTTTTCGTGTGACTCCTGATGGGGAAGTCCCTGATTTTAAAGCAGGTCAGTTTCTAACCCTTGGATTGCCTTTGGATAGTAAAATTGTTAATCGAGCATATTCTATAACATCTTCTCCTCAAAACAAAAATTTCTTTGAATTTGTAATTAGATGGGTTAGAAGACCTCTTCCTGGAAGACTAACGAGTTTATTGTTTAATTCAAAAGAAGGTGATAAAATTAGTTGGGCAAAACCTGCTGGTAATCTAACAATTAATGACACACTGCCAAGTGGTGAAAAAGACACAAGAAGAATTGTCTGCATTGGCGGCGGAACTGGACTGGCACCGTTTGTCAGTTTTGCACAGCATCTGCATGACACAAACGACAAAAGAGAAATCGTTGTTTTGCATGGCGCAAGTTATGTTGATGAGTTAAGCTACAAACAACTATTGACTGATTTAGAAAATGAAAGTCTTGACAGAGGTAAGGATAAGTGGAATTTCAAATACAGAGCTGCAATCAGTAGACCCCAAGAGTGGACTAATCGTTCATGGATTGGTCATAAAGGTAGAATTGAACAATATTTGAGACCTACTGACAGTGGTAAATCTGCTCTTGAAGAATTAGTTGGTGAAAAAATTACCAAAGAAAATACAATCTTCTATGTTTGTGGTTGGCAAGGAACAATTGATGGAACAATGGATTATTTGAGTAACAAAAATTTTGTCACTGAAAAAAATAAGCGTGAAGATGGAAGTTTTGAAGTTAAATTCGAATCCTACGGTTAA
- a CDS encoding DUF6659 family protein, with protein sequence MGMAEEIIAEPNFEKLCSKIIDSDNQIRFAAFVNDKSKILHSAQRDNLDSLLADHEVGMSIHYTLERWRKAQNFTFRLGKERLTFTEYDHVTLVTIPFKGKLLLVSTEPRISYDPIIEKVNSILTNWENP encoded by the coding sequence ATGGGAATGGCTGAAGAAATAATTGCAGAACCAAATTTTGAAAAACTTTGTTCCAAAATTATAGACTCTGATAATCAGATTCGTTTTGCAGCATTTGTTAATGATAAATCCAAAATACTACACAGTGCACAAAGGGATAATCTTGATTCTCTTTTAGCTGATCATGAAGTTGGAATGTCTATTCATTATACATTGGAGAGATGGAGAAAAGCACAAAATTTTACATTCCGTTTAGGTAAGGAGAGATTAACTTTTACTGAATATGATCATGTGACATTGGTTACTATTCCCTTTAAAGGAAAATTATTACTTGTAAGCACCGAACCTAGAATATCTTATGATCCAATAATAGAAAAAGTTAATTCTATTTTGACAAATTGGGAGAACCCATAG
- a CDS encoding ammonium transporter: MMIDTGDTAWMLIAGCLVLLMIPALGLFESGLLRKKNVVSIFMQIFFGMSLLSVMWFVFGFSLSFGPSTTGVIGNLDWSFLKGIPWDAPLEQYAPSIPGVLFVKFQLMFACITPLLLTGTIAERMKFSSFIIFISAWSMLIYYPIVHMVWGGGWLAQLGVVDFAGGIVIHTTVGMAALAAALVLGKRRGFGPAINIPHSIPLAVLGSSLLWLGWFGFNAGSALASGGVAGNTVIVTHLASSVSALIWAGLSWMRTGKPSIVATINGAIAGLAGITPASGYISVEHSFVLAIAIGVLSYGGVVLIRDKLKIDDALDVSSVHGIAGIVGALGIGIFASTLINPSGVDGLLYGNYDQIWIQAVGIAVAAVMGFGGTWVLLQLIKHLIGIRVGPEEEDIGLDISEHAEEAYSEEEEFKFTPNDYMQPSNKDKSNNS, from the coding sequence ATTATGATAGATACTGGAGATACAGCATGGATGCTAATTGCTGGATGTTTAGTATTGTTAATGATCCCTGCATTGGGATTGTTTGAATCTGGTTTATTGAGAAAGAAAAATGTAGTTTCAATTTTTATGCAAATATTTTTCGGAATGTCATTACTTAGTGTAATGTGGTTCGTTTTTGGTTTTAGTCTATCCTTTGGTCCTTCTACAACTGGTGTTATAGGGAATCTTGATTGGTCATTTTTGAAAGGCATTCCTTGGGATGCTCCATTAGAACAATATGCTCCTAGCATTCCTGGAGTACTCTTTGTTAAATTCCAGTTAATGTTTGCATGTATTACTCCATTATTACTAACAGGAACTATTGCTGAAAGAATGAAATTCAGTTCTTTCATTATATTCATCTCTGCATGGTCAATGCTAATCTATTACCCAATCGTTCACATGGTTTGGGGTGGTGGCTGGTTAGCACAACTAGGTGTTGTTGACTTTGCCGGTGGTATTGTAATTCACACTACTGTTGGAATGGCTGCACTTGCAGCTGCCCTCGTACTTGGAAAAAGACGTGGATTTGGTCCAGCTATCAATATTCCGCACAGCATACCTCTAGCTGTTTTAGGTTCTTCCCTATTGTGGTTAGGTTGGTTTGGATTTAATGCCGGTAGTGCATTGGCTTCAGGCGGTGTAGCCGGAAATACTGTTATTGTAACTCACTTAGCTTCTTCTGTTTCTGCTTTAATTTGGGCAGGATTGTCATGGATGCGAACTGGTAAACCATCAATTGTTGCAACTATCAATGGTGCAATTGCTGGACTTGCTGGAATCACTCCTGCATCTGGATACATTAGTGTTGAACATTCATTTGTTCTTGCAATTGCAATTGGTGTACTATCTTATGGTGGAGTTGTACTCATCAGAGACAAACTAAAGATTGACGATGCACTTGATGTAAGTTCTGTACACGGTATTGCAGGAATTGTTGGTGCACTTGGAATTGGAATATTTGCAAGTACTTTGATTAACCCATCTGGTGTTGATGGATTGCTTTATGGTAATTATGATCAAATTTGGATTCAAGCAGTCGGTATTGCAGTAGCAGCTGTAATGGGATTTGGTGGAACTTGGGTATTATTACAATTAATTAAACATCTTATTGGAATTCGTGTTGGACCTGAAGAGGAAGACATTGGATTAGATATCAGTGAACATGCTGAAGAGGCTTACTCTGAGGAGGAGGAGTTTAAGTTTACTCCAAATGACTACATGCAACCATCTAACAAAGACAAATCAAATAATTCTTGA
- a CDS encoding P-II family nitrogen regulator, whose translation MLKLEIILAENDVMNISEGLKEIGIGGLTVIKVRGRGAKTAAEIHTSKGMEIFVPHFADKYRLMVVIPESKEEKTVEIIKKNSREGKIFISQMLRAIDIKSGNEGEEVI comes from the coding sequence ATGTTAAAACTTGAAATCATACTTGCAGAAAATGATGTAATGAACATCAGCGAAGGATTAAAAGAAATAGGAATTGGTGGACTAACAGTTATCAAAGTTAGAGGAAGAGGTGCAAAAACTGCAGCCGAAATCCACACATCAAAAGGAATGGAAATCTTTGTTCCTCATTTTGCAGATAAATATCGATTAATGGTAGTCATACCAGAATCAAAAGAAGAAAAAACTGTAGAGATAATTAAGAAAAATTCTAGAGAAGGCAAAATATTCATTTCACAAATGTTACGTGCAATTGACATTAAATCAGGAAATGAAGGCGAAGAGGTAATCTAG
- a CDS encoding tetratricopeptide repeat protein, whose translation MAGLFKQPKRKLKKLVRDGEYVDAITFGKSLEPDYSDDSDFMFIMGSIYFIVDDAKKALPYFEKSFQLNSDDIEMLTLKTNVHLALQQKDEAIDCCKRILKLNPKNSEAESLLEQLENL comes from the coding sequence ATGGCTGGCTTATTCAAGCAACCAAAGCGTAAATTAAAGAAATTAGTTAGAGATGGGGAATATGTTGACGCAATAACATTTGGTAAAAGTCTTGAACCTGATTATTCTGATGATTCTGATTTTATGTTCATTATGGGAAGTATTTACTTTATTGTCGATGATGCAAAAAAAGCATTGCCTTATTTTGAAAAATCTTTTCAATTAAATTCTGATGACATTGAAATGCTAACTCTCAAAACTAATGTTCATTTGGCATTACAACAAAAAGATGAAGCAATAGATTGCTGTAAAAGAATTTTAAAACTAAATCCAAAAAATTCTGAAGCTGAATCCTTACTTGAACAATTAGAAAATCTATAA
- a CDS encoding peptidase: MTILVVTSFLPTSAFAQFQSGGVSSDEYPPGTTWYAGEGLKKGDFFSYSMCHVDYKECAKFELDMWIKGDITVGTETKWLAEVAVFDGNKVLVGTMELGKIAPEPTGGSEELGIYRGAFKSSVAWLSAFATSDGSSGGKGPKAFDAKSWGKIGNIGGEQVVPMAIESLKIKSGTWDTIIVGWKTGGAESKVWIVDDFPFPVKGATYTHVSEGIPPPEYKFELLKYEENMTASPFDGIIPTEDTFAAQGCDTNYEKEVSIKKPTTNFDYQIHAFYGPEDPVQGCEMSWIIKFISKYDDTEYLNQVQFDFFTVDDDLTPLRSLAQDDGRTFLYSPSGVYVMDMIVKEDPGTAKYVIWVYGLSPEGIAPSTASDYLEIEVPIFAPDGSKPVEKIPSWIKNNAGWWADGTIDDNSFVQGIQFLIKEKIMKIPKTTQGTGVGSNEIPSWIKNNAGWWADGTIDDESFIQGIQFLIKEGIMKVPQPRQSNTSSGAEPEAWYN, encoded by the coding sequence ATGACAATTCTCGTAGTTACTTCATTTTTACCTACATCTGCTTTTGCTCAATTCCAATCTGGAGGTGTTAGTTCTGATGAATATCCTCCAGGAACTACTTGGTATGCTGGCGAGGGTCTCAAAAAAGGTGACTTTTTCTCATATTCAATGTGTCATGTAGACTACAAGGAATGTGCAAAGTTTGAACTCGATATGTGGATTAAAGGAGACATTACTGTTGGCACTGAAACCAAATGGTTAGCTGAAGTTGCTGTCTTTGATGGTAACAAAGTATTAGTTGGAACTATGGAGTTAGGAAAAATTGCTCCAGAACCAACTGGTGGAAGTGAAGAATTAGGAATTTACCGTGGTGCATTCAAATCTTCTGTTGCATGGTTATCTGCTTTTGCAACATCTGATGGTAGTTCAGGTGGTAAAGGTCCTAAAGCATTTGATGCAAAATCTTGGGGAAAGATTGGAAACATTGGCGGTGAACAAGTTGTACCAATGGCAATTGAAAGTTTGAAAATAAAATCTGGAACTTGGGATACAATTATTGTAGGTTGGAAGACAGGTGGTGCAGAAAGTAAAGTTTGGATAGTTGATGATTTCCCGTTCCCTGTGAAAGGCGCAACGTATACTCACGTTTCTGAAGGAATACCCCCACCAGAATACAAATTTGAATTATTAAAATATGAAGAAAATATGACTGCAAGTCCATTTGATGGAATTATTCCAACTGAGGACACTTTTGCAGCACAAGGTTGTGACACTAATTATGAAAAAGAAGTTTCTATCAAAAAACCAACAACCAATTTTGATTATCAAATACATGCATTTTACGGACCTGAAGATCCTGTTCAAGGATGTGAAATGTCTTGGATTATTAAATTCATCAGTAAATATGATGACACAGAATATTTGAACCAGGTTCAATTTGATTTCTTTACTGTTGATGATGACTTGACACCATTGCGTTCACTTGCTCAAGATGATGGAAGAACTTTCTTGTATTCTCCATCTGGTGTTTATGTGATGGATATGATTGTTAAAGAAGATCCTGGAACTGCAAAATATGTAATCTGGGTTTATGGTTTATCCCCTGAAGGAATTGCACCATCAACTGCATCTGATTATTTAGAAATTGAAGTTCCAATTTTTGCACCTGATGGAAGTAAACCTGTTGAAAAAATCCCATCCTGGATTAAAAACAACGCAGGCTGGTGGGCAGATGGCACCATAGATGACAATTCATTTGTTCAGGGAATTCAATTCTTGATCAAAGAAAAAATTATGAAAATACCAAAAACTACTCAGGGAACTGGTGTAGGTTCTAACGAAATCCCATCCTGGATTAAAAACAACGCAGGCTGGTGGGCAGATGGCACCATAGATGATGAGTCTTTCATTCAAGGAATTCAATTCTTGATTAAAGAAGGAATTATGAAAGTACCACAACCTCGTCAAAGCAATACTTCCTCTGGCGCAGAACCTGAAGCTTGGTATAACTAG